A region from the Hypomesus transpacificus isolate Combined female chromosome 11, fHypTra1, whole genome shotgun sequence genome encodes:
- the LOC124473956 gene encoding (E2-independent) E3 ubiquitin-conjugating enzyme FATS-like, translating into MSFRNRRFPCSLSTPNINETSSKVDIPAWLHRDGPPWSVWKGQEVGMEGRTAVPWGQNRSGDSLRWAPTLQRATSVPDVLGGETKAGFSSITITSRKVSNTHIYQSHETLHPHAQPHQVSTARLLTKSPALSSESTKSSKSALEIQRASILKVTEDRQGSSIFDRVLMRGAGRKRAGLPEYRYSYTEGHKSQDAGQSSRSLPPLHSFRSCLHLEVPPVSSSSVLFLNKSLSISLGQAEDGSSRVHRSTLSLSVGRTPHHRSPKTNPQTDCRISRVKQECTWKLDNQRADSGHSGGHALQRWGCEILRVTCSDGANRQSTDSDTQRSTPRLLSFREPGLSYTGASWQNGNADEKCYPPFSNFRHKHPTCNVNPGDFRTKGRQPLSEEREERKERLGGSGKTPHVNNHPNAHTKSARCSCPMADISALASRTLSLREALEQFRPDFISRSQGRVRRLEQRARRRRALQDPNPDLVQGLWGDRARHRGDNYTKPDPLSDNLFRPRERSISDHEMHLRSRRIYNKLPEVTKKKEEEKRRVVSQTNRLRAELFKKRLLDQLLQR; encoded by the exons ACTTCCAGCAAGGTTGACATTCCTGCCTGGCTGCACAGGGATGGCCCACCATGGAGTGTTTGGAAGGGACAAGAGGTTGGTATGGAGGGGCGAACCGCAGTCCCGTGGGGGCAAAACCGCTCTGGTGACTCCCTGAGATGGGCTCCCACCCTCCAGAGGGCAACCAGTGTCCCAGATGTCCTGGGAGGTGAAACGAAGGCAGgcttctcctccatcaccattaCATCTCGGAAAGTCTCCAACACCCACATTTACCAGTCACATGAGACCCTGCATCCCCACGCTCAGCCCCATCAAGTCAGTACAGCCCGGCTACTGACCAAAAGCCCTGCCTTATCCTCAGAGAGTACTAAGAGCTCCAAATCCGCTTTAGAAATCCAGAGGGCCTCTATATTGAAGGTAACAGAAGACAGGCAGGGCTCTTCCATATTTGACAGGGTCCTGATGCGAGGGGCAGGCAGGAAGAGAGCTGGGCTGCCTGAATATAGATACAGCTACACAGAAGGGCACAAGAGCCAGGATGCAGGACAGTCCTCCAGGTCTCTGCCTCCGCTGCACTCCTTTCGGTCCTGCCTCCACCTGGAGGTGCCTCCGGTGTCTTCCAGCTCTGTCTTGTTTCTGAACAagtcactctccatctctctggggCAGGCAGAGGACGGGAGTAGCAGGGTGCACAGgtccactctgtctctgtccgtgGGCAGGACGCCCCACCACAGGTCCCCTAAGACGAACCCCCAAACAGACTGCAGGATATCCAGAGTTAAACAGGAATGCACATGGAAATTGGACAACCAGAGGGCTGACTCGGGTCACAGTGGAGGCCACGCATTACAGCGGTGGGGGTGTGAGATCCTGAGAGTGACCTGTTCTGATGGAGCTAACAGGCAGAGCACAGATTCAGACACGCAACGCTCCACTCCAAGACTATTGTCATTCAGGGAACCAGGCCTCTCATACACAGGGGCCAGCTGGCAGAATGGAAATGCAGATGAGAAGTGCTATCCTCCCTTCAGCAATTTCAGACACAAGCACCCTACTTGCAATGTCAACCCAG GTGACTTCAGGACGAAGGGAAGACAGCCactgagtgaggagagagaagagaggaaagagagactaGGTGGCTCCGGAAAGACTCCTCATGTCAACAACCAtcccaacgcacacacaaagtCCGCCCGCTGCTCTTGCCCGATGGCCGACATTTCTGCTCTTGCATCCAGGACCCTCAGCCTCAGA GAGGCTCTGGAGCAGTTCAGGCCAGACTTCATCAGCCGCTcccagggcagggtgaggagacTGGAGCAaagagccaggaggaggagggccctACAGGATCCCAACCCAGACCTGGTGCAGGGGCTCTGGGGTGACAGGGCCAGACACAGGGGGGACAATTACACCAAGCCCGATCCACTCAGCG ATAACCTGTTTAGGCCGAGGGAAAGGTCCATATCAGACCATGAGATGCACCTAAGGTCCAGACG AATTTACAACAAGCTCCCAGAGGTCacgaagaagaaggaggaggagaagaggagggtagTATCACAAACGAACAGATTGCGTGCTGAGCTCTTTAAGAAG AGACTTCTGGACCAACTCCTGCAAAGGTGA